The Primulina eburnea isolate SZY01 chromosome 13, ASM2296580v1, whole genome shotgun sequence genome includes a region encoding these proteins:
- the LOC140809081 gene encoding laccase-15-like yields the protein MRIFLLYFNVVILLLCSIRQGDAAVRRYKFKLQDASYSRLCSNKTILTINGQFPGPTIYARKGDLVIVDIYNRANHNITIHWHGVKMPRYPWADGPEYVTQCPITPGSGFRQNVVLSDEEGTLWWHAHSEWSRATVYGALVILPNKTDRYPFPKPHAEVPILLGDWWKSDVQEVMDEFLLTGGDPNVSDAFLINGQPGDLYPCSRQDTFKMKVEYGKTYLVRLINAVMNNIMFFKIANHNITVVGSDASYTKPINSDYITISPGQTIDFLLHANQKPSHYYMASRVYASAGSYDNTTTTGIIEYVGNYNPPPTPLLPTFFQFNDTSASVNFTRQLRSLANKKYPVDVPLNVTNILFFTLSINMRSCPNDSCAGPNGARFLASVNNLTLVLPKMDILQAYYHRISGIYETDFPDNPPFPYNYTQQFVPQLLWTPENGTDVNVLEYDSVVELVFQGTNTVAGVDHPMHLHGYSFYVVGSGLGNFNKSTDPLNYNLVDPPLMETIAVPVNGWTAIRFRANNPGVWFMHCHFERHVSWGMGMTFIVKNGKGPNEKMLPPPLDMPNC from the exons ATGAGGATCTTTCTCTTGTATTTCAATGTCGTCATTCTTCTTCTTTGTAGCATACGACAGGGCGATGCAGCTGTTCGTCGTTACAAGTTCAAG CTTCAAGACGCATCGTATTCCCGGCTTTGCAGCAACAAGACCATTTTGACAATAAATGGACAATTTCCAGGGCCAACCATTTATGCAAGAAAAGGAGATTTAGTCATTGTTGACATATATAATCGAGCTAATCATAATATAACCATTCACTG GCATGGGGTGAAAATGCCAAGATATCCCTGGGCGGATGGTCCAGAGTATGTGACTCAATGTCCTATTACTCCAGGCTCAGGGTTCAGGCAAAACGTCGTGCTTTCCGACGAGGAAGGTACTCTATGGTGGCACGCACACAGTGAGTGGTCACGTGCGACAGTATACGGTGCACTCGTGATATTACCAAATAAGACAGACCGATATCCGTTCCCAAAGCCTCATGCTGAAGTCCCCATTTTACTAG GAGACTGGTGGAAGAGTGATGTGCAAGAAGTTATGGATGAATTCCTACTAACCGGAGGCGACCCAAATGTATCCGATGCATTCCTTATAAACGGACAGCCGGGCGACCTATACCCGTGCTCAAGACAAG ATACCTTCAAGATGAAAGTGGAATACGGCAAAACATATTTAGTACGTCTGATAAACGCTGTAATGAACAACATCATGTTCTTCAAAATCGCAAACCATAATATCACGGTTGTCGGATCGGATGCAAGCTATACAAAGCCGATAAACAGCGATTACATCACAATCTCCCCGGGCCAAACCATTGATTTCTTGCTACATGCCAATCAAAAACCTAGTCACTATTACATGGCCTCTCGAGTTTACGCTAGCGCCGGGTCTTACGACAACACCACCACCACCGGAATCATAGAATACGTCGGAAATTACAACCCACCACCGACACCGTTGCTTCCGACGTTTTTCCAGTTCAACGACACATCTGCATCCGTTAATTTTACGAGGCAGCTGAGAAGTTTAGCTAATAAAAAGTACCCTGTCGATGTCCCTTTAAATGTCACGAATATATTGTTCTTTACTCTTTCGATCAACATGAGATCTTGCCCGAATGATTCGTGTGCCGGGCCAAACGGGGCTCGGTTCTTGGCAAGTGTGAATAACTTAACCTTGGTTTTGCCGAAAATGGACATCCTTCAAGCTTATTACCATCGTATCAGTGGAATATACGAGACCGACTTTCCTGATAATCCACCTTTCCCGTACAATTACACGCAACAGTTTGTGCCTCAACTCTTGTGGACGCCTGAAAATGGAACAGACGTGAATGTTCTTGAATATGATTCCGTTGTGGAGCTTGTCTTTCAAGGAACAAACACAGTTGCGGGTGTCGATCACCCGATGCACTTACATGGATACAGTTTTTACGTGGTTGGCTCGGGATTGGGGAACTTTAACAAAAGCACCGATCCTTTGAATTATAATCTCGTGGACCCTCCATTGATGGAAACCATCGCGGTTCCGGTGAACGGGTGGACGGCGATACGATTCAGGGCAAACAATCCAG GAGTTTGGTTCATGCATTGCCATTTCGAACGGCATGTCAGCTGGGGAATGGGGATGACATTCATTGTTAAAAATGGGAAAGGCCCAAATGAGAAAATGCTGCCACCACCTCTCGATATGCCCAATTGTTGA